The Streptomyces cyanogenus DNA segment CCGCCCGGGAACCCCGGGCGGCGTCCCACGCCACCACAGGCCGACCGCAGCCTCGGCGTCCGCCCGTTGCCCCCTTTGACATGGAGTGCACTCCAGCACATAGCGTCCTGGGAAACGATCATCGAGCCCAGGAGGCAGCAGCATGACCGACGTCCCCACCCGGTATCTGGGTGAACTGGCCGTCTCCGCGCAGGGACTGGGCTGCATGGGCATGAGCCACGGCTACGGCGCCACGGACGACGCGCAGTCGACAGCCACCCTGCACCGCGCCCTCGACCTCGGCGTGACCTTCCTCGACACCTCCGACTTCTACGGCTTCGGGCACAACGAGGAGTTGATCGGGCGGGCCATCGCCGGGCGGCGCGACGAGGTGGTGCTGGCCACCAAGTTCGGCTTCGCCAACCGCCTGGGCGAGCCCACCCTGATCCGCGGCGACGCCGCCTACGTACGCCAGGCGTGTGAGGCATCCCTGCGTCGCCTCGGTGTCGACCACATCGACCTCTACTACCAGCACCGCGTCGACCCGCAGGTGCCGATCGAGGAGACCGTCGGCGCCATGGCCGAGCTGGTGCAGGCCGGCAAGGTCCGTCACCTGGGGCTGTCCGAGGCGGGCGCGCAGACCATCCGGCGCGCGCACGCCGTGCACCCGATCTCGGCGCTGCAGAGCGAGTGGTCGCTGTGGACCCGGGACCTGGAGGCGGAGGTCGCCCCGGTCTGCCGCGAGCTCGGCATCGGCCTGGTCCCGTTCTCGCCGCTCGGACGGGGCTTCCTGACCGGACGGTACGACTCGCTCGACGGCCTGGCGGAGACCGACGTACGGCGCACCCAGCCGCGGTTCGCCGACGGCAACCTCGAACGGAACCTGGCGATCGTCGCGAAACTGAACGAGCTGGCCGCGGCGAAGTCCGTCACCGCCGGCCAGCTCGCCCTCGCCTGGGTGCAGCACCGCGGCGAGGACGTGGTGCCGATCCCCGGCACCCGGCGGCAGCGGTACCTGGAGGAGAACCTCGCGGCACTGGACGTCGAGCTGACACCGGAGGACCTCGCCGCGATCGAGGCCGCCGCCCCGGCCGAGCAGATCGTGGGCGACCGCTACGACGCGAACAGCCTCACCTTCGTCAACCGCTGACACCGCCCGGCACTCCGCTCCCGGACGGGCTACGGCGGCCGGCAAACCCGGTAAGCGGATCGAGGACCGGGGAAGGCTGGGTACACGGCGTACCCGGTCTTCCCCGTCCCGGGGAGGAACACACAGGCCACCCCGTCAGCGCCGTGAAGGAGGCACACCCTATGCGCTCGATCAGGAGGAGCATGGCCGCGGGCCTGCTGGGGGCCGCTGCGCTGGGCCTCTGGGCCCCGGCCCACGCGGTCGCCGGCACCGGTGCCGGCGGCGTCGACGCCGCTCAGCCATCGGTGACGTACTGCGGGCCGGACCAGGCCACCGGCCTGGCGGTGTCGGCCGACCGGACCGTGTCCTGCGCCACGGCTCTGCAGGTGGCGGGCGCCTACAACGAGGCCGCCTCCGGTGCGCGGGACGCATCCGCGACGGTCCGTGTCGGCGTGACCGCGTGGAAGTGCCAGGAGCGTCAGGGCGACCCGAACCCCTACCGGGAGTGCGTCGACGCGAGCGACAGCGGCCGCCGGGTCATCCTCTCGTCCTGACCGGCACCCCTGGCGGCACGTGCCGCCAGGGCCGCGCCGGACAGCGTGCCGTCACCGTCGACGGCGGCACGCCGTTGCCGGTCAGCGGCCGCCGACGGCCGTGCGGGCGGACTCGTCGACGCGGAGCGTGAAGACGTCCGGGCGGGCGTAGTGGCCGGTCGGGTCGAAGTCGAAGCGGGCGCGGGCGAGGTCGTCGAGACACCTCGCCGAGCGGGGAGACGATGACGGAGCCCCCGCCGATGAGGACGGTGTCGGGCTCGTCGCCCTGGACCGGGTGCACGTCGGAGGGCAGGGCGGTCGGCATGAGCTTGCCGTGCAAGCCCAGGCAGCCATCGGCCCGAAGACGAGAGCGACGCAGTACAGGGTGCCGCCGTGTCGCCCGACGGCGCCGACGACGGCGTGGCAGCCGAGGTCCCGCGTGACAGCGGCCAGGGTGTCGACCTCGGGGCCGGGGACGTCGACGGCGGCGGCGTGGTAGCGGCGGAACAGGTCACGGCCGACGGGGGTCCGGCTGCCGACCGTGATGCCGAAGTCCGCAGGACCACGACCTCGGCGCCCCGCGCACCGGCCGCCTCCCGGAGCAGCTCCACCGCGCGGGCCGGCGACGGCAGACGTGTCGAACGACGGGGTGGCCGCCTGGACGGCGGCGGCGGTCACGGTACGGCGGGACGCGTGGGCCGTAGCGGCGGGGGGCACCGGGGAGGCCATGCCCCTGGAGACCAGGCGGACACCGTCCACGCCGGCAGTCCGGACCCGACGGCGACCCGGCCGCCGCTGTCCGTGCCCCGGTACACCGTCACCACGGTTCCTGCTGCTCGCCTCATCCAGGTCGTTCTCGGCTGGGGTTACCGCGCCGGATCCTCCTCTGCGCGCCGGACCGCCTTCTTCACCGCCTGCTCCAGCTCGTACCGCGACATGCCCTCGCGCGTCGAGTGCTCGGTCACCGCAGCCTGGAACGCCTCGGCCGCCCGTCGCCAGGCCCGCCACTGAGCGTCGTACTCCTCACCGCTCAGGCCGGCCAGCTGCGCGCGCTCCGCTTCAGCGGAGCGTTCCATTTTGACCAATTCGTCGGGAATGTCTGCCATACCTGGATGCTATGCACGGCGCCACCGGGGTGCCCGTCAGCACCGCCGCGGGGTCGGTGCTGTGTGCCGGGATGCGGCCCGGCCGCCCAGGAGTCCGGAAGTCTCCGGCCCGCACCGGGTGGGCGTGGGGTGCTCTGGACCGGAGCGGCGTCGAAACCTCGGTCACCGACGCCCCGAGCATGATAGTTTCGCGTTCAACAAATCTGTCCGGAGGAGTGCAGGTTGACCAGTCCCGTACCGGCCGGCACCGCCCGGCGGATCTTCATCGACAAGCAGAGCCCGAAGGCGTACCACGCACTGGTGCAGACTTCGGAGACGGTCCGGGCGGTCGCCGCCGACGCAGGCCTGGACCGGGTCCTGGTGGAACTGGTCAACCTCCGTGTGTCACAGCTCAACGGCTGTGCCTACTGCCTGCACCTGCACACCCGGGCCGCGCTGCGGGCGGGCGACACCCCGCAGCGCCTCGGAGTGCTCGCCGCCTGGCGCGAGACCGACCTGTTCACGCCGGCCGAACGCGCCGCCCTGGCCCTCGCCGAGGCGACCACCGCCGCGGCCGACACCGCCGCCCAGGACACCGCATGGGCGGCGGCGCGGGACGTCCTGACCGAGGACCAGATATCGGCGGTGACCTGGGTGGCGGTCACCATCAACGCCTTCAACCGGGTTTCGATCATGAGCCGGCACCCGGTGCGGGCCGAGTAGCGCTTGGACGTGCCGACGCCGGTCACCTAGCGTTCGGCGCATGACGGAACGACGCGCGATCCTCAGCGGCTCCACCTTCGAGGAACAGATCGGTTACGCCCGCGCCGTGGTCGACGGGGACTGGGTGCACGTCTCCGGGACCACCGGCTTCGACTACACCACCATGACCATCTCCGACGACGTGGTGGAGCAGGCCGAACAGTGCCTGCGCAACATCGGGGCCGCGCTGGCCGAGGCGGGGTGCGGCCTCGCCGACGTGGTGCGGGTGCGTTACCTGCTGCCGGACCGCGCGGACTTCGAGCCCTGCTGGCCGGTGCTGCGCCGCTGCTTCGGCGAGGTCCGGCCCGCCGCCACCATGCTGGAGTGCGGCCTCGCCGACCCCCGGATGAAGATCGAGATAGAGGCGTACGCCCGCCGCCCCGCCGCGGGCTGAGCCGCCGACCCCGACGACCCCCCGCCCCCCGCGTCCCCTGAGCCCCCCTGGGTGCCGTGCCGTCCGCGCCGGGAAGGCCGATGCCCGCCGGGCGAAGGCCCGTCGGTGCAAGGTGGCCTTGTCCGGTGGGTGATCACGGCGGTGCGTATCCGGTCAATGTGGCTTCGCCGCTCCCGTCGGCCGAGGTGCGACGGGCGTCCGCTCTCGGTGACCGGCCGTCCGGCATTCGGGCGGTCGCCGCCGCCCGTCACCAGTGCGGTGAGGTCCCGGCGGCGGTTCGGTTTCCCTCGGCCTCTCGGCGTGTCAAACCGGAGCGCCGGTGACCGGCGAAAGTCCGAAATCGACTACGGCGCAGGGGCTTTGAGCGCCCTGGTGATTAACCGGTGAACGGTCGCGGGAAGGTTCCGGGGTGTCGCCGACACGTGATCTTCACCGGCTGGTCCGGACCGACGCGTGTCATCCGTCCGCCCCCGAGGGGAGGTGCAGTGATGAAGCTTCTCTTCGCCCTTCGCAACCGCGTTGCCGCCGCCAAGAGCCTCAAGGCCAACGCCTGGTACTTCTGGTACTGATCCGCACCGCTGTGGCGCCGACATCGTTGTCCGGCCGAACCGCGGCGCGGTCCGGCCGGACAGCGGTGTCCCGTCGACTCTCCGCAGCCCCCGCCCCCGTACCGGAGCAGCCATGCCGCCGTCATCCACCGCGCGTGCGCGCGCCACCGTGTTCGCCCCACGGCTCGCCGCGCTCCTCGACGACCACCTGGGCCAGGACGTCTTCCGGCTCGAACCCGACACCGTCGGCGTCGCGGGGCACGAGGTCGCCGACCGCATCCTGGCCGCACGCCGGGCCACCGAGACCGAACGCCCCACCTTCAAACCGCTGCACGGGCGTTCCATCACCCGCACCGAGGCCTCGGCGGTCACCCGCACCGTCGGCAACGACGTACGCGACGCCCTGGCCAGACCCCTGCCGCAGGACGTGGACCTCGCCGGCCCCTGGCCGCTGACCGGACACCTCTTCCTGCGTGACCTGATACTCGGTCAGGATCCTTACCGACTGCGCATGCTGATGAGCCGCAACCTCGAACTCACCCCGAAGCTCACCTGGTCGGTGATCGCGGTCGGGGCCGCCCTGCCCGGCTGGCCCCGGCCGGACGCCCGGCTCACCGGCCTCGCGAACCGTGCGGCGCGGGCGCGGGGGTACCAGGAACGGCGGTACGTGATGGGTCTGTACCGCAGGGCCGCGGCCCCCGTGTGCTTCACCGTCTCCACGCTGGTGACCAACGCCCTCTGGCTCGGCTCCCCGTTCGACGACGGCACGTCCAACCGGAACATCATCTTGGAGGCGCTGCGGCTCCTGCCGCCCTCGTGGAACATCCTGCGCAACGCCTCACCCGAGTACCCGGCCGTCGACGGCCGCATCGGCGAGCGGGACGACGTCCTGCTGCTGCCGCTGCTGTCCCACCGGGACCCCGCCCTCTGGGACGACCCCGACGCCTTCCGCCCGGAACGCTGGGACCGCCTCGACCCCGACACCACCCCCGGCTACCTGCCCTTCGGGCACACCTCGGAGCGCTGCTGGGGCCGGCACATGGTCATGCCGCTGGCCGAGCTGCTGCTGGACCTGATCCGCGGCTCCGGGCTGGTGGTCGATCCCGCGCAGCGGGTCGGCCGGGTGCCGCTGCTGGGGCTGCTGGGCGTGGAGGAGGTACGGCTCACACGGCCGCGCTGACGGGGGGAGGGCCGGCGGGGGCCGTCGGCGGGTGCAGGCCACGATCGACGTCATCGAGTCGGTGCCCGGAGAGCCGCCGCTCGTCGCCGCTCCCACAGCTGCCTCACGTCGTCGAGTGCTGCTGCTCGACCGGAGCCGGCAGCACGATGATGCGCTGAACGGCCCGGCTGAGGACCAGCACACCCCCGACGATCAGCAGGGCACCGCAGGCCTCCGGTACGAGCCACCAGCCGGTGCGGATCCGCTCGTCGAAGAGGGTCACCCCCAGGGCCAGGCTGACCACCGCGTCACCGATGGTCAGCGCGGGCTGCGCCGCCGCCAGCGGACCGGCCTGCAACGCGTTCTCCAGCAGGAGGACGGAGGCGACACCGGCGAGCGCGAAGCCGTACGTCTGCCAGGACCGCAGGAACGCCGAGAAGCCCTCGTCGGCGAACGTGCCGCTGGCCGACTTCAGGAGGGCGGCGGTCAGCGCGTTGCCCGTCGCTGAGGCGGCGGCCAGGAGCGCGGCGCGCCGGGCCGGCGGACCTCCTCGGCTCGCCAGCAGCACGGCCGCGGCCATCGCGCCGACACACAGGCACAGGGCCGGGATCCACCGGGCGAGGGGTGCTTGACTGGTCGCGCCGTGCGGGGCGGCCGCGACGAGCAGCACGGCGAGGCCCGCCACACAGCCGCCCACGCCCCACCAGCCCCAGGGGGGCAGCCGCCGGTGCATCAGCGGGGCCGCGATCAGCAGCGCGAACGGCAGCTCCAGGATGAACAGCGGCTGGACCAGCGCGAGCGGGCCGTTGACCAGCGCCAGGCTCTGGAACAGCGCGGCACAGATCACGCCGGCCATGCCGATCATCCAGACGGGCCGGCGCACCAGCTCCGCGAGCAGCCGGATCCCACCGGTGCTGCTCAACGAGGCCGCCTTGCGCTGGAACGCGGTGCCCACGGCGTTGCTCGCCGCTCCCGCGACGGCGAACACCGCGGCCAGTTCGATCACGAGCATCTCCTGCCGGCCGGCAGACCTCCCGGAGGAGGAACGAGTCCCTCCAGCCTACGAAAGGCACCGCTGATCCGCTCCGGCCGGCGGGTGGAAACGCCGGGTGGCAGGGGAGCGGGGGAGCGCATCGGGTGGTTGGAGGACCGGGTCGGCCGGGACCGGTGCCCCGGTCGGCCCGGTCGGGGCGGTGTCCCGGTCCGGGGTCACCCGGCGGACCGGGCGGTCGTGCGCAGGGCCGTTTCCGCCTCGTGTACGCGCCACTCCTCCACGGTGTCCTGCTGGCGTTCGGCCCGGTCGAGGAGCGTGTCGAGGAGGGCGGGGTCCAGGCGCTCGTCGGTCGGGGCGAGCCGGCGCAGGGTGGTCCACCCGGCCGCCTTGCCCTCCACCCCCAGCCGCAGCGCCTCCAGTTCCAGCACCGTGCTGAGCGGGGAGCGCCGCACCAGGCGGCCGTTGAGCTTGAGCCGGCCCGCCTTCTCGGCCGCCCAGCCGCCCCAGACCTTGTAGTGGCGCACCGGGACGTCCAGGTCCCGCATGATCTCCAGCAGCGTCATCCGGTCCTCGGCGATCTCGGCGGCTATGCCGTCGAGGGCGCGGCCGAGCGCGGTACCCCGGGAGGCGCGCGCCAGGTGGCCGATCCGCTGGGTGCCCGCGGTGGCGCCGGCGAGGTGGTCGTTGAGGTAGATACCGAGCAGCTTCATGTCGGCGCCACCGGTCGATCGCGACCGGGGGGTACGGGCCCGTACCGGTCCGTTCATGACGATCCTCCTTCGTTGGTCCTGCGGCTTCGGACGGGGCCGTGCACGGCTTCCGGCCGTGCGCGGCACGCTCACCGTCGTCGTGACGCGTACGAGGCTCGGTGCCCGGGGCGTCGAGCCGAAACCGAACCGGACGGCGGGCTCCACCGGGGCGAGCGAGCCGAGGTCCCGCCCTTCGTGGACGGCGCTCGCCGCGCTGATCCGGTGCAGATCACGGGCGCCGTACCACTCGCGCCGGCCGCCGCCCGCGCTCCCGCGGGTCCGCGCCCCGAGCAGCACACGGGCCGCCGGGTCGGTCAGCGCGGTCCAGCCGGTGCGGGCGGCCAGCGCACCGGGGACGCTCCTCAGCAGGATCCCCGGCAGGTTCCTGCGGCCCACGGTGAGGCGCAGGTCGAGCAGCGCGCCGGCGGTCACCGCCCAGTGGTCGCCGGTGACGCGGACCCGTACCGGCACGATCCGCACCTCGTCGAAGGCGTAGGTACCGGCGACGAAGTCCGCCGTGCGCCGGGTCGGGGCCAGCAGCAGGCGGTGGCCGTCCTCCCGCTCCAGCATCACGTCGCTGAACGGGCCGAACGGCGAGCGGGGCCAGTGGCCGAGCACCACGCGGGTCCCGGACGCCGTACCGATACCGGCGATCCAGCCGTCGAAGCGCAGCCGGCCGGGGGCCGGCCTGGCGGGATTCATCCGTCCGGGGTGGCACCGGCGGGCGTCCCGCCGCGGTGCCGTATCGGGTGCGAGACGCCCAGGCGCACGTTCCGGACCCCGTCCGAGAAGTGCACGACGGGCTCCGTCACGGGCGGGGGCAGCCCCACGACCCGGGTGCACGTCTCCGAGAGCGCGTCGAGGCGCGCCTCGCGCAAGGGCCACGGGGCGTGTTCGACGGGGGTCTCCCAGAGCGCGCCGAGCTGCCGGGTGTAGGCCCGCCAGCGCGAGGTCAGCCACACGTCCTGCCGGCTGGGCCGGATAGGCTCGCCCGGTCGGACCGTCAGGCGGTACCGGGGCCCGTCGCCCCGCCGCGCCCCGCTGTAGTCCACCACGCCGTCGCGCCGCGCCAGCTCCAGGCGGCCCGGGTGGTACGGCACGCCCACGGCGCGGGCGGCCAGCATCACCGGGCAGGCCACCTCGATGGACAGGAACCACAGCCCTTGCCCGCCGTCCGGGCCCCGCACGTAGGTGCGCAGGTTGGTCTCCGCGAAGGGAGGCAGGGCGGCCGGCGAGCCGGGTGGGCGCACACCGGCCATGACGAACGGCGTGAGGCTCACCCACGCCGCACCGTCGAACGTGTCCACGGTCAGCCCGCGCGGGAGGAGGGGCTGGATGCGAGCGGGCGGGTAGGCCCAGTGCACGAACGTCTGGGTCAGCCAGTCGGCCCGCAGCGCCGGGACGTACACGCGCTGCGGGGGTCCATACGAGACCACGGGCACCGACTCCCCCGGAGCGCGGCCCCGAAACCCGGCGTGCCGTGCCCCGGGGTGCTCAGCCACCCCACACGGACCAGGACGCCGTCCCGTGCGCGGACGCCAGGACGAGGAGCAGGACCAGGTCGGCGATGCCGAGTCCCAGCCCGAGGAGGGCGCGGAACCGGCGTGGGGTGCCCCGCCGCAGGGCGATGACGGCCAGCACGATGGCGATGGGGCCGAGGACGAGATTGAGGACGAGGAGTCCGACGAGTCCGAGGACGAAGGAGGCCACGGCCATGCCCTCGGTGTCCCGCCGGCCCGTCCGGTACGCGGGGGGAGCGGTCAGCCGCATGGTCAGACCCCCCTCGTCCGGCTGCGGCGCCGTCGTTCCCGGCCCGCGAAGACGACGAGCCAGACGGCGATGAGTGAGCCGAGCACCAGCGTGAGCGGCCAGGGGAGATAGGCGGCCGTTCCCACGACGAGGCCCAGCAGGAGCAGGGCGACGACCAGGAAGAGCACGGCTACCTCCCCGCCCCGCTGAGCGTTGCCGCGCTGACCGGGCACGGTGGTTTTCGCACCGGTCCGGTCGGCTGGTCGATCGGCTGCCCGTGCCGCTGCTGCCACGGCTGTTCGGTCCGCTTCTTCAACGCGTTCATGACATCGCGGGTTACCCGCGAGCGCCGTCTCACGCAGCCCTTCCCGACGGGTCGTCAGCCGTGCCGGCCCCGGCTCAGGTGGCGCGCGTTCCGCCGCCCCGGCGGATACGGCCCAGCAGATCCCGGTGGTAGGCGGCGAGCCGGCCGGCCGGCACCGGGGCCGGGCTCCCGGCCAGGGTGTACCAGGTGTCGCTGCCGGAATGCTGGATGGCGACCCGCGCGCTGTGGCCGTCGGCCA contains these protein-coding regions:
- a CDS encoding DUF4190 domain-containing protein; its protein translation is MRLTAPPAYRTGRRDTEGMAVASFVLGLVGLLVLNLVLGPIAIVLAVIALRRGTPRRFRALLGLGLGIADLVLLLVLASAHGTASWSVWGG
- a CDS encoding YqjF family protein, producing MVSYGPPQRVYVPALRADWLTQTFVHWAYPPARIQPLLPRGLTVDTFDGAAWVSLTPFVMAGVRPPGSPAALPPFAETNLRTYVRGPDGGQGLWFLSIEVACPVMLAARAVGVPYHPGRLELARRDGVVDYSGARRGDGPRYRLTVRPGEPIRPSRQDVWLTSRWRAYTRQLGALWETPVEHAPWPLREARLDALSETCTRVVGLPPPVTEPVVHFSDGVRNVRLGVSHPIRHRGGTPAGATPDG
- a CDS encoding carboxymuconolactone decarboxylase family protein; translation: MTSPVPAGTARRIFIDKQSPKAYHALVQTSETVRAVAADAGLDRVLVELVNLRVSQLNGCAYCLHLHTRAALRAGDTPQRLGVLAAWRETDLFTPAERAALALAEATTAAADTAAQDTAWAAARDVLTEDQISAVTWVAVTINAFNRVSIMSRHPVRAE
- a CDS encoding DMT family transporter — its product is MIELAAVFAVAGAASNAVGTAFQRKAASLSSTGGIRLLAELVRRPVWMIGMAGVICAALFQSLALVNGPLALVQPLFILELPFALLIAAPLMHRRLPPWGWWGVGGCVAGLAVLLVAAAPHGATSQAPLARWIPALCLCVGAMAAAVLLASRGGPPARRAALLAAASATGNALTAALLKSASGTFADEGFSAFLRSWQTYGFALAGVASVLLLENALQAGPLAAAQPALTIGDAVVSLALGVTLFDERIRTGWWLVPEACGALLIVGGVLVLSRAVQRIIVLPAPVEQQHSTT
- a CDS encoding cytochrome P450, which translates into the protein MPPSSTARARATVFAPRLAALLDDHLGQDVFRLEPDTVGVAGHEVADRILAARRATETERPTFKPLHGRSITRTEASAVTRTVGNDVRDALARPLPQDVDLAGPWPLTGHLFLRDLILGQDPYRLRMLMSRNLELTPKLTWSVIAVGAALPGWPRPDARLTGLANRAARARGYQERRYVMGLYRRAAAPVCFTVSTLVTNALWLGSPFDDGTSNRNIILEALRLLPPSWNILRNASPEYPAVDGRIGERDDVLLLPLLSHRDPALWDDPDAFRPERWDRLDPDTTPGYLPFGHTSERCWGRHMVMPLAELLLDLIRGSGLVVDPAQRVGRVPLLGLLGVEEVRLTRPR
- a CDS encoding RidA family protein; translation: MTERRAILSGSTFEEQIGYARAVVDGDWVHVSGTTGFDYTTMTISDDVVEQAEQCLRNIGAALAEAGCGLADVVRVRYLLPDRADFEPCWPVLRRCFGEVRPAATMLECGLADPRMKIEIEAYARRPAAG
- a CDS encoding nitrilase-related carbon-nitrogen hydrolase translates to MDGVRLVSRGMASPVPPAATAHASRRTVTAAAVQAATPSFDTSAVAGPRGGAAPGGGRCAGRRGRGPADFGITVGSRTPVGRDLFRRYHAAAVDVPGPEVDTLAAVTRDLGCHAVVGAVGRHGGTLYCVALVFGPMAAWACTASSCRPPCPPTCTRSRATSPTPSSSAGAPSSSPRSARCLDDLARARFDFDPTGHYARPDVFTLRVDESARTAVGGR
- a CDS encoding tryptorubin family RiPP precursor: MKLLFALRNRVAAAKSLKANAWYFWY
- a CDS encoding aldo/keto reductase, which codes for MTDVPTRYLGELAVSAQGLGCMGMSHGYGATDDAQSTATLHRALDLGVTFLDTSDFYGFGHNEELIGRAIAGRRDEVVLATKFGFANRLGEPTLIRGDAAYVRQACEASLRRLGVDHIDLYYQHRVDPQVPIEETVGAMAELVQAGKVRHLGLSEAGAQTIRRAHAVHPISALQSEWSLWTRDLEAEVAPVCRELGIGLVPFSPLGRGFLTGRYDSLDGLAETDVRRTQPRFADGNLERNLAIVAKLNELAAAKSVTAGQLALAWVQHRGEDVVPIPGTRRQRYLEENLAALDVELTPEDLAAIEAAAPAEQIVGDRYDANSLTFVNR